One window from the genome of Eucalyptus grandis isolate ANBG69807.140 chromosome 7, ASM1654582v1, whole genome shotgun sequence encodes:
- the LOC104452905 gene encoding probable choline kinase 2, translating to MVAVEHPLGSKDRLATETKKILHSLASEWEDVVDSTALQVIPLKGAMTNEVFQINWPTTTDQVSRKVLLRIYGEGVEVFFDRDNEIRTFECMSKNGQGPRLLGRFSNGRIEEFIHARTLSASDLRNPDISACIATKMREFHDLDMPGPKKVVLWDRLRKWLGKATRVATPREAQLVHLNAIKNEILVLQSELAGDRRIGFCHNDLQYGNIMIHEDIKAITIIDYEYSSYNPIAFDIANHFCEMAADYHTETPHVLDYGKYPGLEERRRFVQTYLSTSGDAPTDAEVEQLLEDVEKYTLASHLFWGLWGIISEHVNEIDFDYMEYSRQRFDRYWSTRPLLLSSHEAPCFKSESTPKWVPWSCLL from the exons ATGGTTGCCGTTGAGCATCCGTTGGGCAGCAAAGACCGTCTAGCTACAGAAACGAAGAAGATCTTGCATTCGTTGGCATCTGAGTGGGAAGACGTGGTGGATTCGACTGCATTACAGGTGATCCCGCTGAAGGGCGCGATGACAAATGAAGTCTTCCAGATAAATTGGCCAACCACGACAGATCAAGTCTCAAGGAAGGTTCTGCTCCGGATTTATGGGGAGGGTGTGGAGGTGTTCTTTGACAGGGACAACGAGATTCGGACATTTGAGTGCATGTCCAAAAATGGGCAAGGGCCTCGCCTTTTAGGGAGATTCTCTAATGGGAGAATCGAAGAGTTCATTCATGCACGG ACACTTTCGGCTTCTGATCTAAGGAACCCTGACATTTCTGCTTGTATAGCAACTAAAATGAGAGAGTTTCATGACCTTGATATGCCGGGTCCAAAGAAGGTTGTTCTCTGGGATAGACTAAG AAAGTGGCTTGGGAAGGCCACGCGTGTGGCTACTCCACGGGAAGCCCAGCTTGTTCACTTGAATGCCATCAAAAACGAAATTCTTGTCTTGCAAAGTGAACTTGCAGGGGATCGACGTATAGGATTTTGCCACAATGATCTACAGTATGGTAACATAATGATACATGAAGACATTAAAGCAATAACCATCATT GACTATGAATATTCCAGTTACAATCCAATTGCTTTTGATATTGCAAATCATTTCTGCGAGATGGCTGCCGACTATCATACTGAGACTCCACATGTTTTGGACTATGGAAAATATCCAG GTTTAGAGGAGCGTAGAAGATTTGTGCAGACGTATTTGAGTACTTCAG GTGATGCACCTACTGATGCTGAGGTAGAGCAGCTGCTTGAAGATGTTGAGAAGTATACTTTGGCAAGCCATCTATTCTGGGGACTTTGGGGTATAATATCA GAGCACGTGAACGAAATCGACTTTGACTATATGGAATATTCAAGGCAGCGGTTTGACAGATATTGGTCGACGAGGCCACTGCTGTTGAGTTCACATGAAGCTCCTTGCTTCAAAAGCGAGTCGACACCTAAATGGGTGCCATGGTCTTGCCTTCTCTAA